In the Telopea speciosissima isolate NSW1024214 ecotype Mountain lineage chromosome 2, Tspe_v1, whole genome shotgun sequence genome, one interval contains:
- the LOC122651017 gene encoding protein AGENET DOMAIN (AGD)-CONTAINING P1 — MAFRIGGLVEICSKEEGFVGSYYSAEIIFTAEKTHFLVEYKNLLAQDGKRLLREIVRADEVRPYPPAIQVSKLGLFDRVDAYDKDGWWVGRITRRNKSRYHVYFESTGEEIAYSVSQLRVHQEWKNGKWTDCLVVANLFLICYHFSQAPEIALVPQQR, encoded by the exons ATGGCGTTCCGAATTGGTGGCCTGGTTGAAATCTGCAGCAAAGAAGAGGGGTTCGTGGGTTCTTACTACTCTGCAGAGATTATCTTTACAGCCGAAAAGACTCATTTCTTGGTGGAATATAAGAATCTTTTAGCCCAAGACGGGAAGCGATTGTTGAGAGAGATCGTCCGTGCTGATGAAGTAAGGCCTTATCCTCCTGCAATTCAAGTTTCTAAGCTTGGTCTGTTCGACAGAGTGGATGCCTACGACAAAGATGGATGGTGGGTTGGAAGGATCACTAGAAGAAACAAGTCCAGGTATCATGTGTACTTCGAAAGCACTGGAGAAGAAATTGCCTACTCAGTTTCTCAATTGAGAGTTCATCAGGAGTGGAAAAATGGCAAATGG ACTGATTGCCTCGTCGTTGCTAATTTGTTCTTGATCTGTTATCACTTCTCTCAGGCCCCTGAAATTGCTTTGGTTCCACAGCAGAGATAG